The Schistocerca gregaria isolate iqSchGreg1 chromosome 4, iqSchGreg1.2, whole genome shotgun sequence genome contains a region encoding:
- the LOC126266885 gene encoding RWD domain-containing protein 2A-like, protein MSCDYDDSEFLDFKELEEQITQIVDNGNLEEMLRIQLSEFEMLQSMFSNPGEFCVDDPSVIADINEFVDGRCSIIPPRLDFSINLFIDMAKFEVCVNLPHDYPATEPDIFVRSDKLSRNQQHSLNIDLSKFIADLDRGEICICSAISWLQENATHYYVAIKPEPQVKICEDEDLFTRYWIYSHHIYSKLKRREVLDLAHEFNITGFCLPGKPGIICAEGSSMDCGEWWQKVKSMNWKKIMCKKKETFKLNGGEIEELRKFPSFREISFESGKGKSQEHHMDMGEFYRYLAEHNCSYVFKDYFGVDGK, encoded by the coding sequence ATGTCTTGTGATTACGATGACAGCGAGTTCTTGGACTTTAAAGAATTGGAAGAACAGATAACTCAGATAGTAGACAATGGAAACCTCGAGGAAATGCTTCGCATACAACTATCGGAGTTTGAAATGTTACAGTCCATGTTTTCAAATCCAGGAGAATTTTGTGTGGATGACCCAAGTGTTATAGCCGATATAAATGAGTTTGTGGACGGAAGGTGTTCTATCATTCCACCTCGTTTAGATTTTAgtataaatttatttatagatATGGCCAAGTTCGAAGTCTGTGTGAACCTCCCACACGATTATCCAGCTACAGAGCCAGATATTTTTGTGAGAAGTGACAAACTCAGCAGAAACCAGCAACACAGTTTAAATATTGACCTTAGCAAATTTATTGCTGACCTTGATCGAGGTGAAATCTGTATCTGCTCCGCAATTTCTTGGCTTCAAGAAAATGCTACTCATTATTACGTTGCAATTAAACCAGAACCACAAGTGAAAATATGCGAAGATGAAGATTTGTTTACCCGGTACTGGATATATTCTCATCACATTTACAGTAAATTAAAAAGGAGAGAAGTATTGGATCTTGCTCATGAATTTAACATCACAGGATTTTGCCTTCCTGGAAAACCTGGAATTATTTGCGCTGAAGGTTCCTCTATGGATTGTGGTGAATGGTGGCAAAAGGTGAAGAGCATGAACTGGAAAAAGATCATGTGTAAGAAGAAGGAAACTTTCAAGTTAAATGGAGGAGAAATAGAAGAACTTCGGAAATTTCCCAGTTTTCGTGAGATTTCTTTTGAATCTGGTAAGGGAAAATCTCAGGAACATCACATGGACATGGGTGAATTTTATAGGTATCTTGCAGAACATAACTGCAGCTATGTATTCAAAGACTATTTCGGTGTGGATGGTAAATGA